The Candidatus Omnitrophota bacterium genome contains the following window.
GTTATATTCATGGAACTCTCCTGGGATTACTTCTACTTGGATCCAAGAAGTCTGAACAGCCCTTTTCAAAAGAAGAGATAAATTTCTTCGTAGCCTTAACACATGACGTAACCATGGCAGTACGAAATGCTCAGCTATTTGAAGAGTTAAAATCTGAACTTGATAAAAATCACAGTTTATTTATCCATACTGCCCAGGCCTTAGCCAGCGCCATAGATGCTAAAGATCACTATACTCACGGACATACAGAACGTGTGACTCAGTATTGCATGGCAATTGGTAGAGAATTGATCAAGAGAAAAAAGATACGGGTTACAGGCAATTTTTTGGAAACGCTTCGCGTCTCAAGCCTGCTTCATGACATCGGTAAGATTGGCATACCGGATGATTTACTTTCTAAAAAGGGTCCACTTACTGAAGATGAAAGAAGAGATATTGAAGAGCACGCTATGATCGGCAGCTCAATATTAAATCCCTTAGAAGAATTAAGTGATGCAATTACAGCAGTAAAGCAGCACCATGAGAATTTTGATGGTACGGGTTATCCTAAAGGGGTTAAGGCTGATGAGATAAACATCTATGCTAGAATTATTCGCGTTGCTGATTCCTATGACGCGATGACAAGCGATAGGCCTTATAGAAAAGCATTTTCTGACCAACAGGCATTTGAAGAATTAAGGCAATATAGCGGCACCCAATATGATCCTACTGTAGTGAAGGTTTTTATAGATATTTACAGAAGAGGAGATCTTTAGTCTGATGCCAAAGAAGGCGTTACTACTTTATATATCTGAGGTTTCCGGCCACCATCAGGCAACATTGGCTATTGAGAGTGCCTTAAAACGGCTTGATCAAAATATAGAGGTCTTGAATCTAAACGCCTTCAATTATACCACTCCAATCTCAGAAAAAATCATCAATCAACTTTACATCAAAGTAATTAAAAGAACACCTAAGATATGGAAGTATCTTTATGATAATCCCAGCGTAATAGAAAACACTCGGCAAATTAAAAAGACCATCCACAAACTAAATTCCCCGAAGTTAAAAATACTCATAGATAGATTCAAGCCCACTTGTATTGTATGTACACAGGCCTATCCTTGTGGAATGATTGCTGACTGTAAAAGGACGTTTGGTCTGAATATACCCTTAATCGGTGTCTTAACCGATTATGCACCGCATTCCTTTTGGATTTACGATGAAGTTGATTATTATATCGTCCCGGCAGAAGAAGTAAAGCAGGCATTCGTACAAAAGGGTGTTGAGGCAAAGAAAGTTATCAACTTCGGTATCCCAATTGACCCCAAGTTTGTCCAGAGCAAAAATAAAGAACTTATTGCACACAAACTCGGCTTAAACCCTTCAGGGCCCATTATAATGATAATGGGGGGTAGCCAGGGAATAGGGCCCATTAAAAAAATAGTGAACGACTTAGAGGCATTTCCGTTTGAGTTACAAATTTTAGTTATCTGCGGCGTAAATAAAACTCTTCTTAAATGGCTAAAGCGTAAATCAAAAAAGGGCAAGAAAAAACTAATTGCCTTAGAATATGTGGAGACAATTGATGAATTGATGGAAATCGCAAGTTTAATTATTACCAAACCTGGCGGACTTACAACAGCAGAAGCCTTAGCCAAAGGACTTCCGCTTCTAATCGTCAATCCTATCCCCGGCCAAGAAGTTGCTAATGCGAATTTTCTGACAAAGAAAGGTGCCGGAATAACAATTGAGAAAATGAAAGACTTCTCAAAGTCAGCTACAGAGCTGTTAATCGACCAAAAAAGATTAAACGACATGTCCTTTCAGGCGCGCCAAATCAGCAAACCCAAGGCTGCCATTGACATTGCTTCATTAATTATAAAACTATGTTCCAATACTTCATTTACAGACTAGCTCACTTCATAGTTTCACACTCACCGTTAAAGGTTGGCTATTCAATAGCAAAATTTGTTGCTACTTGGCAGTATCTATGCTCGAATACAGACAGGAATATTGTTAAGAAAAACTTGAAGGCAATCTTTCCTGAAAAAAGCGATTCAGAAATTAAGGCAATTACAAAACAGGTATTTATCAATTTTGGCAAATATCTTGCAGATTTTTTGCGCTTTTCAAAAATAGATAAAGAATTTATCAAAAACAAAGTTAAAATTAAAGGCTTAGAAAGCATTGATAAGGTTTTAAGGCAATCAAACGGCGGCATAATAATCACAGCGCATCTTGGTAACTGGGAACTTGCCGGGGCTATCATGGGGGTACTGGGTTATAAGATTATTGGCATAGTGATGCCCCATAAACATAAAAAGGTGAGCGATTTCTTCAATAAGCAACGCCAAATAAATAATATGGAGGTTTGTTCCTTAGGAAACGCGGCTCGTTTTTGTTTATCAGGATTAAAACAGAATAAGATGGTAGCTGTTGTGGCTGACAGGGACTTTACCGAGCATGGCCTAGTAACTGATTTTCTAAATAAAAAAGCGCTTTTACCCAAAGGTGCCGCTTCCTTTCATCTTAAGACGCAGGCTCCAATAATTTATGCTTTTCTTACCAGATGCAAAGATGACACATTCAGATTTGAACTTGGACAACCCCCTAAGTTTAATTTAACAGGAGAGAAGGAAAAAGATATCGAAATAATTATCAAAACATACATAACTATAATTGAAAAATACATAAAGACATATCCAGAACAATGGTTTATGTTTAGAAAATATTGGATAGATGAATAGCCCAAAATGAATATCTGTGCCGTAATTCCATCTTATAATGCTAAGAGGACGATAAAGCCGATTATCTCCGCTTTAAAAAAAATAAATATTAAAGTAATAGTAGTTGATGATGGCTCAACTGACAAGACAGAGGAAATTGCCAAAGAAGAAGGGGCAATAGTACTACGCCATAGGAAAAACGAAGGAAAAGGCGCAGCGTTACGTAACGGTTTCAACTATGTAATCTCCAATACTGACTGCGACGCGATAATCACTCTTGATTCCGACGGTCAGCATGACCCCGAAAGCATTCCTAGCTTTATTACTTTGGCATATTCAGATGAAAAGATTGGCGTTGTAGTAGGTAACAGAATGAACCATGCAAAAAATATGCCCAGGATTAGAATATTAACCAATAAATTCATGTCTTGGGCAATCTCCAAACTTTGCCGCCAGGAAATCCCCGATAGCCAGTGTGGCTTTAGATTGGTCAAGTGTCACGTTTTAAAAAACATCAAACTTATGACGTCAAATTTTGAAGTTGAGTCAGAAACGCTGATAAGGGCAAGCCGCCTGGGTTATAAAATTGCCTCTATGCCCATAGAGTCAATTTATTCTAGAAAAATCATCAGTAAAATAAATCCGATTATTGACACCTGTCGTTTTTTCATTTTTATAGCCAAAGAGATATGGATTTCGCTCTTTTAAAAGAAAGGATGTTAAATGAGCAGCTAATCCGCCGCGGAATAGAAGATGTACGTGTATTAGAAGCATTCCGAAAGATAAATAGACATGAATTCGTTCCAGCGATTTTAAAAAAACAAAGCTATGCTGACTGGCCGCTTGCGATAGGAGAAGGACAAACAATATCTCAACCCTATATTGTTGCCTACATGATTGAAACATTAAACTTAAAAGGGGGAGAGAGAGTACTTGAAATCGGCACAGGTTCAGGTTATCAGACAGCACTCCTTAGTAATCTAGCCAAAGAAGTTTACTCAATTGAAAGATCACGGGTCTTAGCAAAAAGAGCACAAGAAGCTCTCCAAAGATTAGAGATTGCCAATAACAAGGTAATCGTTGGTGATGGCACTAAAGGATTAGCTGAATTTTCTCCTTTCGATGCTATTATTGTAAGCGCAGCCGCACCCCAGATACCAGCTCCGCTTACTAGGCAGCTAGCTCAAGAAGGAAGGATGATTATACCCATAGGAGAAAGATTTAGCCAGGTACTCATACGATTAACAAAAATTAAGGATAACATCAAAGAGGAAAGGTTAGTTTCTTGTGTGTTCGTTCCACTCGTTGGTGAATTTGGTTGGGGAGAGAAGGTAAATCATGAGTGAAGAGCTATTAGTCTTATTAACTGCAGCAGCGCCTATATCTGAATTAAGAGGCGCTATTCCCTTGGGAATTATCAAATTCGGCCTGCCAATATATAAGACGTTATTTATTTCTCTTATCGGCAACATGCTTCCTGTTATTCCCATACTTATTCTTGTTCAGCCTTTTGCAGAGATGTTGAGAAAATTTGCCTTTTTCAAAAGATTCTTTGATTGGTTCTTCGAACGCACAAAAAGAAAGGCAGAGTTGGTTCAAAGGTATGAAGCCTTAGGCCTAATTCTTTTTGTGGCAATACCGCTTCCGGTTACAGGTGCCTGGACAGGCGCAGTTGCAGCTACTTTATTCAAGATTCGATTTCGCTATGCCTTGATAGCAATATTTGCTGGTGTGCTTATAGCCTGCGTTATAGTAACTACCTTAACCATAGGTAGCTATAATTTCTTCATAAAATAG
Protein-coding sequences here:
- a CDS encoding HD-GYP domain-containing protein, yielding MTINYKRELEAAAKNMILIHRPDTLIKLVLRTTVRKARLTHAAALLYDKKKNIYIFAESKGETGVKVPSGYVRLDPNSGLIKFFREKKNYLLHKEGVLEFAEISNFLKTKKELFAKDKLLKSYLQETKYQMQLFDAYLCIPSYIHGTLLGLLLLGSKKSEQPFSKEEINFFVALTHDVTMAVRNAQLFEELKSELDKNHSLFIHTAQALASAIDAKDHYTHGHTERVTQYCMAIGRELIKRKKIRVTGNFLETLRVSSLLHDIGKIGIPDDLLSKKGPLTEDERRDIEEHAMIGSSILNPLEELSDAITAVKQHHENFDGTGYPKGVKADEINIYARIIRVADSYDAMTSDRPYRKAFSDQQAFEELRQYSGTQYDPTVVKVFIDIYRRGDL
- a CDS encoding glycosyltransferase, which gives rise to MPKKALLLYISEVSGHHQATLAIESALKRLDQNIEVLNLNAFNYTTPISEKIINQLYIKVIKRTPKIWKYLYDNPSVIENTRQIKKTIHKLNSPKLKILIDRFKPTCIVCTQAYPCGMIADCKRTFGLNIPLIGVLTDYAPHSFWIYDEVDYYIVPAEEVKQAFVQKGVEAKKVINFGIPIDPKFVQSKNKELIAHKLGLNPSGPIIMIMGGSQGIGPIKKIVNDLEAFPFELQILVICGVNKTLLKWLKRKSKKGKKKLIALEYVETIDELMEIASLIITKPGGLTTAEALAKGLPLLIVNPIPGQEVANANFLTKKGAGITIEKMKDFSKSATELLIDQKRLNDMSFQARQISKPKAAIDIASLIIKLCSNTSFTD
- a CDS encoding glycosyltransferase family 2 protein — protein: MNICAVIPSYNAKRTIKPIISALKKINIKVIVVDDGSTDKTEEIAKEEGAIVLRHRKNEGKGAALRNGFNYVISNTDCDAIITLDSDGQHDPESIPSFITLAYSDEKIGVVVGNRMNHAKNMPRIRILTNKFMSWAISKLCRQEIPDSQCGFRLVKCHVLKNIKLMTSNFEVESETLIRASRLGYKIASMPIESIYSRKIISKINPIIDTCRFFIFIAKEIWISLF
- a CDS encoding protein-L-isoaspartate(D-aspartate) O-methyltransferase, encoding MDFALLKERMLNEQLIRRGIEDVRVLEAFRKINRHEFVPAILKKQSYADWPLAIGEGQTISQPYIVAYMIETLNLKGGERVLEIGTGSGYQTALLSNLAKEVYSIERSRVLAKRAQEALQRLEIANNKVIVGDGTKGLAEFSPFDAIIVSAAAPQIPAPLTRQLAQEGRMIIPIGERFSQVLIRLTKIKDNIKEERLVSCVFVPLVGEFGWGEKVNHE
- a CDS encoding small multi-drug export protein, whose translation is MSEELLVLLTAAAPISELRGAIPLGIIKFGLPIYKTLFISLIGNMLPVIPILILVQPFAEMLRKFAFFKRFFDWFFERTKRKAELVQRYEALGLILFVAIPLPVTGAWTGAVAATLFKIRFRYALIAIFAGVLIACVIVTTLTIGSYNFFIK